A region from the Halosolutus gelatinilyticus genome encodes:
- a CDS encoding class I SAM-dependent methyltransferase, translating to MVEKDAVRRSYDELADVYAARRPENDRGTGILETFLGSCSARSEPIRVLDAGCGQGTPVLSRVSDGARAVGLDFSRGQLRLAADAAPDAALVQGDMTALPFATGAFDAAVAYWSIIHIPMDDHQSVIDEFARVLRPDGRLLLCEGTNEWAGENPDWLDSGVEMQWNIAGADATREQLRSAGFTIVDRWGAPETLAADEDEADSDVDDDLPWTFFSARLDA from the coding sequence ATGGTCGAGAAAGACGCCGTTCGTCGATCGTACGACGAACTTGCGGACGTGTACGCCGCCCGCCGTCCCGAGAACGATCGCGGAACCGGAATTCTGGAGACGTTTCTCGGCTCATGTTCGGCGCGTTCGGAACCGATACGGGTGCTCGACGCCGGATGCGGCCAGGGGACGCCCGTTCTCTCTCGGGTGAGCGACGGAGCGAGGGCCGTCGGTCTCGACTTCTCCCGCGGGCAGCTGCGGCTCGCAGCGGATGCCGCTCCCGATGCGGCCCTCGTCCAGGGTGATATGACGGCGCTGCCGTTCGCGACAGGCGCGTTCGACGCGGCCGTCGCCTACTGGTCGATAATCCACATCCCGATGGACGATCACCAATCCGTGATCGACGAGTTCGCGCGCGTCTTGCGGCCGGACGGCCGACTCCTGCTGTGCGAGGGAACGAACGAGTGGGCCGGCGAGAATCCCGACTGGCTCGACAGCGGCGTCGAGATGCAGTGGAACATCGCCGGCGCGGACGCGACCCGCGAGCAGTTGCGATCGGCGGGCTTTACGATCGTCGATCGGTGGGGCGCCCCCGAGACGCTGGCCGCGGACGAGGACGAAGCCGATTCGGACGTCGACGACGACCTCCCGTGGACGTTCTTTTCCGCACGGCTCGACGCGTAG
- the rpl18a gene encoding 50S ribosomal protein L18Ae — protein sequence MSEFTVSGRYKNRDGYRAFETTIDAVNEDVAREHVLSQLGSRHGVKRTEIELEEVGE from the coding sequence ATGAGTGAGTTTACCGTCAGTGGTCGGTACAAGAACCGCGATGGGTACCGAGCGTTCGAAACGACGATCGACGCCGTGAACGAGGACGTCGCCCGCGAACACGTCCTCTCGCAGCTCGGGAGTCGACACGGCGTCAAGCGCACCGAGATCGAACTCGAGGAGGTCGGCGAATAA
- the thiE gene encoding thiamine phosphate synthase: MTPSNWQTYLVTQQSLSAGRSTVEIVREAIAGGIDAVQLREKGTDANRRYELGLELRELTADAGVDLLVNDRVDLALAIDADGVHVGQSDLPVAVARDLLGPDAIVGCSAWTVEQARRADADGADYLGVGSIYGTTSKDVDPEKDRVGPERVAELADAVSIPIVGIGGITAENAAPVAEAGAGGVAVISEITRADDPRAATDALAAAVETGKTTGDEGVDA, translated from the coding sequence GTGACTCCCTCGAACTGGCAAACCTATCTCGTCACCCAGCAGTCGCTCTCGGCCGGTCGATCGACCGTCGAGATCGTCCGGGAGGCGATCGCCGGTGGTATCGACGCCGTCCAGCTCCGGGAGAAGGGGACGGACGCGAACCGGCGGTACGAACTCGGGCTCGAACTCCGCGAGCTGACCGCCGATGCGGGCGTCGACCTGCTCGTCAACGATCGCGTCGACCTCGCGCTGGCGATCGACGCCGACGGCGTCCACGTCGGCCAGTCGGACCTCCCGGTGGCCGTCGCGCGCGACCTGCTCGGACCGGACGCGATCGTCGGCTGCTCGGCCTGGACGGTCGAGCAGGCCCGCCGGGCCGACGCCGATGGCGCGGACTACCTCGGCGTCGGGTCGATCTACGGAACGACCTCGAAAGACGTCGATCCGGAGAAGGACCGCGTCGGCCCGGAACGGGTCGCCGAACTCGCCGACGCGGTTTCGATCCCGATCGTCGGCATCGGCGGGATTACCGCCGAGAACGCGGCGCCGGTCGCCGAGGCCGGCGCCGGGGGCGTGGCCGTCATCTCCGAAATCACTCGGGCCGACGATCCGCGGGCCGCGACCGACGCGCTCGCTGCGGCCGTCGAAACGGGAAAGACCACCGGCGACGAAGGGGTGGACGCATGA
- the ftsY gene encoding signal recognition particle-docking protein FtsY encodes MFDNLKEKLGSFRKDAEEAAEENVEEIEDVEDLDEEELDEKTLEADAAIDEGDAEAPAADDVGATADEREVVPEEPDADRPMVDAAAEPEARETTGEATAETATAGVDRRADADPQTETEAAAAADAAAEPDPTAEFDADSGADLDSEGASDLDLEDAADAEGATGADEAIADAEEADTDEGAADDESVGGIGFGRKAKSLVRGKFVIEEEDLEDPLDELELALLSSDVEMGVAQEIIDNIRDELVGETRTFTTSTGDVVEEALRDAIYDVISVGQFDFDERIAVEDKPVTIVFTGVNGVGKTTSIAKLSRYFEERGYSTVMANGDTYRAGANEQIREHADALDTKLISHEQGGDPAAVLYDAVEYAEANDVDVVLGDTAGRLHTNEGLMDQLEKIDRVVGPDMTLFVDEAVAGQDAVNRAREFDEAAEIDGAILTKADADSNGGAAISIAHVTGKPILFLGVGQGYDDLERFDPEEMADRLLTAEE; translated from the coding sequence ATGTTCGACAACCTGAAGGAGAAGCTCGGGAGCTTCCGCAAAGACGCCGAAGAGGCCGCCGAAGAGAACGTCGAGGAGATCGAGGACGTCGAAGATCTCGACGAGGAGGAACTCGACGAGAAGACGCTCGAGGCCGACGCCGCGATCGACGAGGGCGACGCCGAAGCGCCGGCCGCGGACGACGTCGGTGCGACTGCCGACGAGCGCGAGGTGGTCCCCGAAGAGCCGGACGCCGATCGGCCGATGGTGGACGCCGCAGCGGAACCAGAGGCTCGAGAGACGACCGGCGAGGCGACGGCCGAGACGGCGACCGCCGGGGTCGATCGGCGAGCCGACGCCGATCCGCAGACCGAAACCGAAGCCGCGGCTGCGGCCGACGCGGCAGCCGAGCCCGATCCGACGGCCGAGTTCGACGCGGACTCCGGCGCCGACCTCGACTCCGAAGGTGCGTCCGATCTCGATCTCGAAGATGCGGCAGACGCCGAGGGCGCAACCGGGGCGGACGAGGCGATCGCCGATGCCGAGGAGGCCGACACAGACGAGGGTGCAGCCGACGACGAGTCGGTCGGCGGGATCGGCTTCGGGCGGAAGGCCAAGTCGCTCGTCCGCGGCAAGTTCGTCATCGAGGAGGAGGACCTCGAGGACCCGCTGGACGAACTCGAACTGGCGTTGCTCTCGAGCGACGTCGAGATGGGTGTCGCCCAGGAGATCATCGACAACATCCGCGACGAGCTGGTCGGCGAGACCCGGACGTTCACGACCTCTACGGGTGACGTGGTCGAGGAGGCGCTCCGGGACGCGATCTACGACGTGATCAGCGTCGGCCAGTTCGACTTCGACGAGCGCATCGCCGTCGAGGACAAACCCGTCACGATCGTCTTCACCGGCGTCAACGGCGTCGGGAAGACCACGTCGATCGCAAAGCTCAGCCGCTACTTCGAGGAGCGGGGCTACTCGACGGTGATGGCGAACGGCGACACGTACCGCGCCGGCGCCAACGAGCAGATCCGCGAGCACGCCGACGCGCTGGACACGAAGCTCATCAGCCACGAGCAGGGCGGCGATCCCGCCGCCGTGCTGTACGACGCCGTCGAGTACGCCGAGGCCAACGACGTCGACGTCGTCCTCGGCGACACGGCCGGCCGACTCCACACCAACGAGGGGCTGATGGATCAACTCGAGAAGATCGACCGCGTCGTCGGTCCCGACATGACGCTGTTCGTCGACGAGGCCGTCGCCGGCCAGGACGCCGTGAACCGGGCCCGCGAGTTCGACGAAGCCGCCGAGATCGACGGCGCCATCCTGACCAAGGCCGACGCCGACTCCAACGGCGGTGCGGCGATCTCGATCGCCCACGTAACTGGGAAACCCATTCTGTTCCTCGGCGTCGGCCAGGGCTACGACGATCTGGAGCGGTTCGATCCCGAGGAGATGGCCGATCGGCTGCTCACCGCCGAGGAGTAG
- a CDS encoding DUF7553 family protein translates to MARENLADAAESLRNAADAASDDEARDRLENQAAEFDKHAEADRGPDHGKLARHEHILTEIADDEGGETADRIETALESIRSFRSTVEGV, encoded by the coding sequence ATGGCACGAGAGAACCTGGCGGACGCGGCGGAATCGCTTCGCAACGCAGCCGATGCGGCCTCGGACGACGAGGCGCGCGATCGGCTCGAAAACCAGGCGGCCGAGTTCGACAAGCACGCGGAGGCGGACCGCGGGCCGGACCACGGAAAACTCGCTCGCCACGAGCACATCCTCACCGAGATCGCCGACGACGAAGGCGGAGAGACGGCCGACCGTATCGAGACGGCGCTCGAGTCGATCCGATCGTTCCGGTCGACGGTCGAGGGCGTCTGA
- a CDS encoding nitrite/sulfite reductase, which produces MNTTERYKQEKHPLDVIDDVYDYAEEQLSFEEIEERAGGGEWERLKWAGMYAQKQEGYFMIRTKVPGGYLTPEQAEVIGECATDYAVAPEEYGGEEQNELWGDAYLDITTRQDIQKHWIRVEDVPEMWERYDEVGLTTVQGCGDSARNVLGCPAAGLDDHECFDAQPVVDAVSDFFTENREYANLPRKFKLTITGCRHDCAQSQINDIGLVPAKKELEGEYYYGFHARVGGGLSDGPRMGSELDAFIRPEHAVEFCRAVAQTFKELGDRHNRGVCRMRYLVEQMGPAKFEEAVRDRCTIDLPEAGQNLTVGYQGDHVGVHDQKQDGLKYVGFNVIAGRMGGDEFAEAARAAKKYGTADASVRLATDQNFLITHVPEENVDDLLAEPFAQEYQPDPGPFSRGAVGCTGNEFCNYAIIETKKRTKRWARELDERIDVPDDIEAIRMHMSGCSASCAQPQIADIGFRGETVKLDEDGESDIVEGMDFGLGGSLGADNEFLDWIENAVPADAVIPALEQLFEAYADDREDGEKFYQWCRRADNERLRSIMQRAEAPVARGVAHGD; this is translated from the coding sequence ATGAACACGACCGAGCGGTACAAGCAGGAGAAACACCCCCTCGACGTGATCGACGACGTTTACGACTACGCCGAGGAGCAACTCTCCTTCGAGGAAATCGAAGAGCGCGCCGGCGGCGGTGAGTGGGAGCGTCTGAAGTGGGCCGGCATGTACGCCCAGAAACAAGAGGGCTACTTCATGATTCGGACCAAGGTGCCGGGCGGCTACCTCACGCCCGAGCAGGCCGAAGTGATCGGCGAGTGCGCTACCGACTACGCCGTCGCGCCCGAGGAGTACGGCGGCGAGGAACAGAACGAACTCTGGGGCGACGCCTACCTCGACATCACGACCCGACAGGACATCCAGAAACACTGGATCCGCGTCGAGGACGTCCCCGAGATGTGGGAGCGCTACGACGAGGTCGGCCTGACGACGGTTCAGGGCTGTGGCGACTCCGCCCGGAACGTCCTCGGCTGTCCTGCTGCCGGCCTCGACGATCACGAGTGTTTCGACGCCCAGCCGGTCGTCGACGCCGTCTCCGACTTCTTCACCGAGAACCGGGAGTACGCTAACCTCCCGCGGAAGTTCAAGCTCACGATCACCGGCTGCCGGCACGACTGCGCCCAATCCCAGATCAACGACATCGGCCTCGTCCCGGCGAAGAAGGAACTGGAAGGCGAGTACTACTACGGCTTCCACGCCCGCGTCGGCGGCGGCCTCTCCGACGGGCCGCGGATGGGGTCGGAACTCGACGCTTTCATTCGACCCGAGCACGCCGTCGAGTTCTGCCGCGCCGTCGCCCAGACCTTCAAAGAGCTCGGCGATCGCCACAACCGCGGGGTCTGCCGCATGCGCTACCTCGTCGAGCAGATGGGCCCCGCGAAGTTCGAGGAAGCCGTTCGCGATCGGTGTACGATCGACCTGCCCGAAGCCGGCCAGAACCTCACCGTCGGCTACCAGGGCGACCACGTCGGCGTCCACGACCAGAAGCAAGACGGGCTGAAGTACGTCGGATTCAACGTGATCGCCGGCCGGATGGGCGGCGACGAGTTCGCCGAGGCCGCCCGCGCGGCCAAGAAGTACGGCACCGCGGACGCCTCCGTCCGCCTCGCAACCGACCAGAACTTCCTCATCACGCACGTCCCCGAGGAGAACGTCGACGATCTCCTCGCCGAGCCGTTCGCCCAGGAGTACCAGCCGGATCCGGGGCCGTTCTCCCGCGGCGCGGTCGGCTGTACCGGCAACGAGTTCTGCAACTACGCGATCATCGAGACCAAGAAGCGAACCAAACGCTGGGCCCGCGAACTCGACGAGCGCATCGACGTGCCCGACGACATCGAGGCGATCCGGATGCACATGTCCGGCTGCTCCGCGTCGTGCGCTCAGCCCCAGATCGCGGACATCGGCTTCCGCGGCGAGACGGTGAAGCTGGACGAGGACGGCGAGTCCGACATCGTCGAGGGCATGGACTTCGGGCTCGGCGGCTCGCTCGGCGCGGACAACGAGTTCCTCGATTGGATCGAGAACGCCGTCCCCGCCGACGCCGTGATCCCGGCGCTCGAACAGCTGTTCGAGGCCTACGCCGACGATCGCGAGGACGGCGAGAAGTTCTACCAGTGGTGTCGCCGCGCCGACAACGAGCGGCTCCGATCGATCATGCAGCGTGCGGAGGCGCCGGTCGCGCGAGGTGTTGCCCATGGGGACTGA
- the pfdA gene encoding prefoldin subunit alpha: protein MSQQQLQQLSQELQEIQQQIEILQEDVEGIQQEKSEADEAIDALETLESGSTVQVPLGGGAYLRAEIQDIDEVIVELGADYAAEFEQDGAVDALENKKERLDDRIDEVTSEISELETESDQLEQQAQQLQQQAMQQQMQQLQGQQGQNPDE from the coding sequence ATGAGCCAGCAACAACTCCAGCAGCTCTCCCAGGAACTCCAGGAGATCCAACAACAGATCGAGATCCTCCAGGAGGACGTCGAAGGGATCCAGCAGGAGAAAAGCGAGGCCGACGAGGCGATCGACGCGCTCGAGACCCTCGAATCGGGGTCGACCGTCCAGGTCCCGCTCGGCGGCGGCGCGTACCTCCGCGCGGAGATCCAGGACATCGACGAGGTGATCGTCGAACTCGGCGCTGACTACGCCGCGGAGTTCGAACAGGACGGCGCCGTCGACGCCCTCGAGAACAAAAAGGAGCGACTCGACGATCGGATCGACGAGGTCACCTCGGAGATCTCCGAACTCGAGACCGAAAGCGATCAGCTCGAACAGCAGGCTCAGCAGCTCCAGCAGCAGGCGATGCAACAGCAGATGCAGCAGCTGCAGGGACAACAGGGCCAGAACCCCGACGAATAA
- a CDS encoding phosphatase PAP2 family protein: MSRGIGEFEPIQELIPEWAAIIVALVTQLGDVWFLAAIVGAVYWFHAKKREDAAVIVGLTLAGLSLISALKHAFALPRPGQPLVAIETLPWLIQPLYEETAMASGYGFPSGHALMTTIVYVSLARRLSIGTPRRRLVGATTIVAAVCFSRVALGVHYLVDVLAGVGAGLAFLLVAERLIARYPTEPGTVALSLAIAVSASNLVVSGVGPDAVLLLGASLGAFGGWQLVRLGGDVFAVDRPSQAVRPLLVRGAVASAAFAPLVAALEYLPLFSLPARGGAFGLAFAAFLTIPVVNRSERASRTWAALVFWLTMAAIGIRRLLRPSTARRGYVTGRRYVVELRRWIRAQQS; encoded by the coding sequence ATGTCCCGCGGAATCGGCGAATTCGAACCGATACAGGAACTGATACCGGAGTGGGCCGCGATCATCGTCGCGCTCGTGACCCAGCTGGGCGACGTCTGGTTTCTCGCCGCGATCGTCGGTGCCGTCTACTGGTTTCACGCGAAGAAACGCGAGGACGCCGCCGTCATCGTCGGTCTGACGCTGGCCGGCCTCTCGCTGATCTCGGCGCTGAAACACGCCTTCGCCCTACCGCGGCCGGGGCAGCCGCTCGTCGCGATCGAGACCCTCCCCTGGCTGATCCAGCCGCTCTACGAGGAAACGGCGATGGCCAGCGGCTACGGCTTTCCGAGCGGCCACGCGCTCATGACCACGATCGTCTACGTCAGCCTCGCCAGACGGCTCTCGATCGGCACGCCCCGCCGACGCCTGGTCGGCGCGACGACGATCGTCGCCGCCGTCTGTTTCTCGCGAGTCGCGCTGGGCGTCCATTACCTCGTCGACGTCCTCGCCGGCGTCGGCGCCGGGTTGGCGTTTTTGCTCGTCGCGGAGCGACTGATCGCCCGGTATCCGACCGAGCCGGGGACGGTCGCCCTCTCGCTGGCGATCGCCGTGAGCGCGAGCAATCTCGTCGTGAGCGGCGTCGGTCCGGACGCCGTCCTGTTACTCGGCGCCTCGCTGGGTGCCTTCGGCGGCTGGCAGCTCGTCCGGCTCGGCGGGGACGTGTTCGCGGTCGACCGCCCGTCGCAGGCGGTTCGGCCGCTCCTGGTCAGAGGCGCGGTCGCGAGCGCGGCGTTCGCGCCGCTTGTCGCCGCGCTCGAGTACCTGCCGCTCTTCTCGCTTCCCGCTCGAGGCGGGGCGTTCGGCCTCGCGTTCGCCGCGTTCCTCACGATTCCGGTGGTGAACCGCTCCGAACGCGCTAGCAGGACCTGGGCGGCGCTGGTCTTCTGGCTCACGATGGCGGCGATCGGGATCCGCCGCCTGCTCCGGCCGTCGACCGCGCGGCGCGGGTACGTCACCGGCCGCCGGTACGTCGTCGAACTCCGGCGGTGGATCCGAGCGCAGCAGTCCTGA
- the thiM gene encoding hydroxyethylthiazole kinase, translating into MSDEIDATGTALANSLRTIAEAEPLVQHLTNEVTMNDVANVTLHWDALPVMADSPGDAGEMAEIASAVLLNIGQVPEGRVEAMHEAAATATDRGIPIVLDPVGVGATATRQSVAEALLSEVAFDVIKGNYGEISALAGVEAEVKGVESIGDYDEIEETARSVADSTDAVVVASGVEDVVADADRAVRLSAGHERLGEVVGTGCMLGATLGAFAGAVDDPFTAAVHGTLAYGLAGERAAERDHDGPASYRTTFLDSVANFSPESVSDLDLGDRVDRLF; encoded by the coding sequence ATGAGCGACGAGATCGACGCGACGGGGACCGCCCTCGCGAATTCGCTTCGAACGATCGCGGAGGCGGAACCGTTGGTCCAGCACCTGACCAACGAGGTGACGATGAACGACGTCGCGAACGTGACGCTCCACTGGGACGCGCTCCCGGTGATGGCCGATTCGCCCGGCGACGCCGGCGAAATGGCCGAGATCGCGAGCGCCGTCCTGCTCAACATCGGCCAGGTTCCCGAGGGCCGAGTCGAGGCGATGCACGAGGCCGCCGCGACGGCGACCGATCGCGGGATCCCGATCGTCCTCGACCCCGTCGGCGTCGGCGCGACGGCCACCCGTCAGTCCGTCGCCGAGGCGCTCCTCTCCGAGGTCGCGTTCGACGTGATCAAAGGAAACTACGGCGAGATCAGCGCCCTCGCGGGCGTCGAAGCCGAGGTCAAGGGCGTCGAGTCGATCGGCGACTACGACGAGATCGAGGAGACCGCGCGTTCGGTCGCCGACTCGACCGACGCCGTCGTCGTCGCGAGCGGCGTCGAGGACGTCGTCGCGGACGCCGATCGGGCGGTTCGGCTCTCGGCGGGTCACGAGCGACTTGGCGAGGTCGTCGGCACCGGCTGTATGCTCGGCGCGACCCTCGGGGCGTTCGCCGGCGCGGTCGACGATCCGTTCACAGCCGCCGTCCACGGCACGCTCGCATACGGTCTCGCCGGCGAGCGCGCGGCCGAGCGGGACCACGACGGGCCGGCGAGTTACCGGACCACCTTCCTCGATTCGGTTGCGAACTTCTCGCCCGAGTCCGTTTCCGACCTCGACCTCGGCGATCGGGTCGATCGGCTCTTTTAA
- a CDS encoding rubrerythrin family protein: MTDSEAFVETVREDNQTALSRLGSSKSLYADTGGDIDTEPVLQATADAEHAAWRTFAAWADDEAHDGARQAFEKTAEEEREHYETVLDKLGDDYEPESVPALHEYLRGLETTVERVGAFVGRIVASKRSKDQVVGYFVGDADPQTAQVFREFGSDLDDQLDRAESLLETVCEDEEDEERALEAANGAIEAAYDEYVENMEAMGANPKPVC, from the coding sequence ATGACCGATTCCGAGGCGTTCGTCGAGACCGTTCGCGAGGACAACCAGACCGCGCTCTCCCGACTGGGTTCGTCGAAGTCGCTCTACGCGGACACCGGCGGGGACATCGACACCGAACCCGTGCTGCAGGCGACCGCCGACGCCGAGCACGCCGCGTGGCGGACCTTCGCCGCGTGGGCCGACGACGAGGCCCACGACGGGGCTCGCCAGGCGTTCGAGAAGACGGCCGAGGAGGAACGCGAGCACTACGAGACCGTCCTCGACAAACTCGGCGACGACTACGAGCCCGAATCCGTGCCCGCGCTCCACGAGTACCTGCGCGGCCTCGAGACGACCGTCGAGCGCGTCGGCGCGTTCGTCGGCCGCATCGTCGCGAGCAAGCGGTCGAAGGACCAGGTCGTCGGCTACTTCGTCGGCGACGCCGATCCGCAGACCGCACAGGTGTTCCGCGAGTTCGGCAGCGATCTGGACGACCAGCTCGATCGCGCCGAATCCCTGCTCGAGACCGTCTGCGAGGACGAGGAAGACGAGGAGCGCGCGCTGGAAGCCGCCAACGGCGCGATCGAGGCCGCTTACGACGAGTACGTCGAGAACATGGAAGCGATGGGCGCGAACCCGAAGCCGGTCTGCTGA
- a CDS encoding ASCH domain-containing protein codes for MSELDAEALLPSERMRQGALAGDVTQIHRGHRYAEEGETFVIDGTTFEVTEVTERTLGDLTDEDARAEGMEDLDAYRQLLDRAHDNFEWNDDNEIVLHRFDQR; via the coding sequence ATGAGCGAACTCGACGCCGAAGCGCTGTTGCCGAGCGAACGGATGCGCCAGGGTGCCTTGGCGGGCGACGTCACCCAGATCCACCGCGGCCACCGGTACGCCGAGGAGGGCGAGACATTCGTCATCGACGGGACGACGTTCGAAGTGACCGAGGTGACCGAGCGCACGCTCGGCGACTTGACGGACGAGGACGCCCGGGCCGAGGGGATGGAAGACCTCGACGCCTACCGGCAGTTGCTCGATCGCGCCCACGACAACTTCGAGTGGAACGACGACAACGAGATCGTGCTCCACCGGTTCGATCAGCGCTGA
- a CDS encoding Coenzyme F420 hydrogenase/dehydrogenase, beta subunit C-terminal domain, producing the protein MGTDGDDELAFPRVPDSNADDDETVAFPETGSTAPRSRHGTDHARDGAIETGTGDSCGPETCTCGEKTGDATAQDQPVATDGAGVANVDETGDLGEIEFTEPAEGVSQDVDNGEPDVRVGVPDGVDLDTPEYSIRSQMNDIETPDEKTWFMELDEAVIGADRCIQCGTCVAACPSDSIGVGEDDLPKLVKMCTGCSLCWDFCPRGGLRYERQWKITGGEDNVTGAGDPITEFSAKVDDDWTEGAQDGGVVTGILATLLEEGEIDGALIATESEDEPWKAESFLATTEEELIENAGTVYNQTLALGNLDLKRWEHKLPDKDWDDLSLALVGTPCEIEGIRALQDFDWDYQKQNEGIRAVDYTIALMCTKNFNYYSLIGEQLAEKRDISPDEIGKMDVLHGKMMVYGRDGEMILEEDVENFHDAALKGCDECADFTGFCSDVTVGSVGSSDEYSSVIIRTERGMKAWELTEPKLDYHDLEDRSAIGKLQGWDKKKAFESLERPFDPDAPRFIDYADHAENYGTALNPHDQGY; encoded by the coding sequence ATGGGGACTGACGGCGACGACGAGCTCGCGTTCCCGCGCGTTCCCGACTCGAACGCGGACGACGACGAGACGGTCGCGTTCCCCGAGACCGGGAGCACCGCACCGCGATCGCGCCACGGAACCGACCACGCTCGCGACGGCGCGATCGAAACCGGCACCGGCGATAGCTGCGGTCCCGAGACCTGCACCTGCGGCGAGAAGACGGGAGACGCGACCGCACAGGATCAGCCCGTCGCCACGGATGGAGCTGGCGTGGCCAACGTCGACGAGACCGGCGACCTCGGCGAGATCGAGTTCACCGAACCCGCCGAGGGGGTCAGCCAGGACGTCGACAACGGCGAACCAGACGTCCGCGTCGGCGTTCCCGACGGCGTCGACCTCGACACGCCCGAGTACTCGATCCGATCGCAGATGAACGATATCGAGACGCCGGACGAGAAAACCTGGTTCATGGAACTCGACGAGGCGGTCATCGGCGCGGATCGGTGTATCCAGTGTGGGACCTGCGTCGCCGCCTGTCCGTCGGACTCGATCGGCGTCGGCGAGGACGACCTGCCCAAGCTGGTCAAGATGTGCACCGGCTGTTCGCTCTGCTGGGACTTCTGTCCGCGCGGCGGCCTCCGGTACGAGCGCCAGTGGAAGATCACCGGCGGCGAGGACAACGTCACGGGCGCCGGCGATCCGATCACGGAGTTCTCCGCGAAGGTCGACGACGACTGGACCGAGGGCGCCCAGGACGGCGGCGTCGTCACCGGCATCCTCGCCACGCTGCTCGAGGAGGGCGAGATCGACGGCGCGCTGATCGCGACCGAGAGCGAAGATGAGCCGTGGAAGGCCGAGAGCTTCCTCGCCACGACGGAAGAAGAGCTGATCGAGAACGCCGGCACGGTCTACAACCAGACGCTCGCGCTGGGCAACCTCGACCTGAAACGGTGGGAGCACAAGCTCCCCGACAAGGACTGGGACGACCTCTCGCTCGCCTTGGTCGGCACGCCCTGCGAGATCGAGGGCATCCGCGCCCTCCAGGACTTCGACTGGGATTACCAGAAACAGAACGAAGGCATCCGCGCGGTCGACTACACGATCGCGCTGATGTGTACGAAGAACTTCAACTACTACAGCCTCATCGGTGAGCAACTGGCGGAAAAACGCGACATCTCGCCGGACGAGATCGGCAAGATGGACGTCCTCCACGGCAAGATGATGGTCTACGGCCGCGACGGCGAGATGATCCTCGAAGAGGACGTCGAGAACTTCCACGACGCCGCGCTCAAGGGCTGTGACGAGTGCGCCGACTTCACCGGCTTCTGTTCGGACGTCACCGTCGGCTCCGTCGGCTCCTCGGACGAGTACTCGAGCGTCATCATCCGCACCGAACGGGGGATGAAGGCCTGGGAGCTGACCGAGCCGAAGCTCGACTACCACGACCTCGAAGACCGGAGCGCGATCGGCAAGCTCCAGGGCTGGGACAAGAAGAAGGCCTTCGAGAGCCTCGAACGGCCGTTCGATCCCGACGCGCCCCGGTTCATCGACTACGCGGACCACGCAGAGAACTACGGCACGGCGCTGAACCCGCACGATCAGGGGTACTGA